Genomic window (Nitrospiria bacterium):
GTGAAATGAAAAGTGTTTTCCGCGCATCTTCTCATTGCAAATCGACTCCGTTTCTCATAAAATAAGTTCGAGCTTTATCTAAAAGTCTCCGTAAGTGTTCGGGAGGATTCGCATGGATGCCCCACGCAACATCGCCGTGATCATCGGGAGTCTTCGCGAGGAGTCCTTCAGCCGCAAGATGGCCCATGCGCTCGCGGCGCTTGCGCCTGCCTCTCTCAAACTCCAGATCATCGAGATCGGGCCGTTGCCACTCTATAACCAGGATCTTGATGGGGTCGATCCACCGGCGGCCTGGGTCTCCTTCCGGGAACGGATCAAGGCTTCGGACGCCGTTCTGTTCGTCACCCCGGAACACAATCGTTCGGTACCAGCGGCGCTCAAGAATGCGCTGGATGTCGGTTCACGGCCTTACGGGAAAAGCGCGTGGAACGGCAAGCCGGGAGCCGTGGTCAGCGTAGCGCCGGGCGCGCTTGGCGCTTTTGGGGCCAATCACCATCTTCGCCAATCCCTCGTCTTCCTCAATGTGCCCACCCTTCAGCAGCCCGAGGCCTACATCGGAGGCGCCGCCGGTCTGTTCGATGCCAATGGAAACTTGTCCAACGAGAGCACACGGGATTTTCTCCGAAAATTCATGGAGGCGTACGCGGCCTGGATCGAGCAAAACCTGCGTCGCTGAAGAGCCGGGGTTTCCTTCCATCGAAGGCGGGCATCTATCTTGTCTTTACCCGCTATTCTCTGATACCATACTGGCTGTCTATTGTGAGAAAACACAATGAAGGGACAAGCCCTTAAAGCAAGACCGACCAACGTTTCGATTACGGAGGAACTGATCCGAGAAATTGCGAGTCGGATCGTAAGTCATTTTCATCCTCACAAAATTATTCTTTTCGGTTCCTACGCTTACGGCAAACCCACGCCGGACAGTGATCTTGACCTTCTTGTCATTATGCCCACCCGCAAACGCCCCGCCGAGCGAAGCGCAGAAATCTCGCTAAAGTGCCGTCCGCCCTTTATTCCGATGGAGGTTATCGTATTGACGCCCGGCGAAATCAAACAACGACTGGCGGGTTTCGATCCGTTTCTGGAGGAAGTTCTGGCGAAGGGTCAAGTCCTTTATGAAGCCCAAAGGTGATTTTGAGCCGTGGGTCTATAAAGCAGAGGAAGATTATCGCACGGCCGTCACAATGGTGCGCAAACGCAAGGGCGGCGCGCCCGATGTTGTTTGTTTCTGTTCCCATCAGTGTATCGAGAAATACCTCAAGGCTTTCTTGGTGCTTCACCGCATTCCATTTCGCAAAATCCATGTTCTCGATGCATTGCTCGATTTGGCCGTTACTTGCGACCCGCTGCTTGAGGTGATC
Coding sequences:
- a CDS encoding HEPN domain-containing protein; this encodes MKPKGDFEPWVYKAEEDYRTAVTMVRKRKGGAPDVVCFCSHQCIEKYLKAFLVLHRIPFRKIHVLDALLDLAVTCDPLLEVIRRNVVKLNPYAVRVRYPGDEATIGEARDAVVLMKRLRAFLREKLELPKQT
- a CDS encoding NAD(P)H-dependent oxidoreductase; the encoded protein is MDAPRNIAVIIGSLREESFSRKMAHALAALAPASLKLQIIEIGPLPLYNQDLDGVDPPAAWVSFRERIKASDAVLFVTPEHNRSVPAALKNALDVGSRPYGKSAWNGKPGAVVSVAPGALGAFGANHHLRQSLVFLNVPTLQQPEAYIGGAAGLFDANGNLSNESTRDFLRKFMEAYAAWIEQNLRR
- a CDS encoding nucleotidyltransferase domain-containing protein, translated to MKGQALKARPTNVSITEELIREIASRIVSHFHPHKIILFGSYAYGKPTPDSDLDLLVIMPTRKRPAERSAEISLKCRPPFIPMEVIVLTPGEIKQRLAGFDPFLEEVLAKGQVLYEAQR